The DNA region TCTGCCTGCAGGTATTGGAGTAGATCCAAAACTATTCATGTGTTAATTGCAAGATGAGGAGAGCAAATGGCTCTTCTGTTCAAGGTCCAGCATCGGCACCAGACTATGACAGTCTGAGTTAAATTGCATCCCTGCCCTAGTTTTCACTGTTTGAAGCATTATGGGTCACTGGCTTTCTAGAAGAACAATATGTGATTCATAGAGCTGCACCAACATAAATGACTCCCATAAATCTGCTCAGTTGCGCATCACGTTTGCTGTAAGTTGTGACTGCTGCCTGATGATTAACGCGCAGCACTTCCTCTGCGGCCCGCTCGGCAGACAGACATGCTGTAAAATATGCAGTGATGCACCATTgaactttttgttgttgtcaaaGTGTGCTACTTAAATCTAGCTTAAAAACGGCAGCATATGTTATCTTGGAATTAACATGTTTTAATAAGGTTGTTTTTACATGATGCCCGTCCGCTTTGGACATTTCAGAGGAGAATCTTGGAATGACGATGAGAGGATTGTCGAAAGGGAAAAGGTGGCAGTAACTCTATCAGAGTTTGAGCTCTGCGAGTCCGACGTCTGATTGAAAAAATAATCCAAATTGCATTTGTATTCATGAAACACCGAAGAATGGATAGTCTTTTAAATTAGCATTCACGTGACTTGATCAGGATATTGAATCGCTCTTCAATGCTTCTCAGACCTCCCACATTGTACTTTTTACTgttaatagaaaaatatattttccttacACATGTACATTCTATATCTTTTAAAGAAATGGTctcttattttaatatcttttaacacttttaattttattttgattcgATGGTTATGTCAGTGTTGCTTTTATGAAATAATCTAAACCAGTTGTGTCCTTTCAGACATGGGACTTAATTTCTGAACAAAGGGAAATCGGCAGCGAGAGTCTGCTTGGGGCGTTTTAGAATGAACCCGTTGAAAAGCTCTAACAATCATACTttgggattttgtttttaaatctttgtTTACAAATCGCAGGTCGTGATGAGGGTGGGTGGAGCTTGGAACTTGGAGAGCGTATTAAGCCGGTCGACGCTTCGGGTTTTATTTCCCAACATTTGCGGaagagtaattaatttattactgCGTGGTGATGAAATCTGTGATTCAGACTGGCATTGTTTCCGTTTTAAATACATGTCCCTGCCTTTAAAGGCATCCCCAATGGAGGCTGAAACTACTGCTCGCTGAACACTGACAGGAGAGGCAGAAACGCTGAAAACGTTGCAGCTAATGCGTTTTCCAGTTGTCTTCCTGCCTTTTGTTACCCCGGTTGGAATCTTCTTAAGGTTTAtggatttgttgtttttttttgcttttattatcGTGGGCTTTGTAAAGGTTAAAAGGAGGCTGTAGAGCCGATAGCTGAATCACCTAAGAAGTGTTCACTTCGAACGCCTGACGCGTATCGGCTGGTACACAAGTCCAGGATGTGCGAACGGGTCCTTCTCTGCACGCGCGGGCTCTCGGAGGTCCCTCCCGTGAAGCGCTGGCCGACCGGTGAATGCTTTCAGATGCCTTTGCGTTGACGGGGTGTGGCGACTAGACTCCTGCTTCCTGGCAGGTCCTGGGTTCGGTTGTGGCCTGCGGCGCCTTCTGTGTGGAACTTGCAGGTTCTCATCTGTGTGTGGGGTTttctccagctgctccagctcCCTGcccctttcacagatgcgccaTCTTGGTTCATTGGTGTCTCAGTGTCTGATTTGTCCGTGCGCTTGCTTCCCCAGCTGTGGACGGGCATTTACAGAGGAGCCAATTCTTTCTGAATCAAAGCCCTGTGTGTCAGCCTACCTTACACGCGATTTCTTTGCTAAGCAGCCAGCATGCCCTTTAACTGTTCTTGTGTGTCGCGGTGCATCGCTAAGGGTGGGGGGAGAGTTTTCTGCCCATTTTAAAAGGGTGAGGTAATACTCTACTTTGCAGTCAACTCATAATGGCTTAGAAGTAGACAGCTAGTGATGTCTGGGGATGGAGAAGGAGAACAATTCCATAAAGCCATATAAAATAGCTGTTTATGATCCATGCAATGTTAATAGTTCATTATCATTACAATATCCTAGACTTGTGgagagtaaaaaataaaaggaagaaaaaagaaaaaaaaatataaaatgagaaaatgtaaaatacttgAATGAGATCCTGTATTATAACATTTAATATTCATAATATCTGCTCTGTAGGCTGATGTGATTCGCTATTAGTGTTCTTTGTAATTTGTAGTAATTATGCTTTTccttaataaataaaaagtataaaatgtacaaaaaaaccTTTTAAACACCAATGTGATGACTCTTGTcggttttgtttttgcatgttACTGACAGCTGGGGCTTTTTTCTCAATTTTATATTTGGTCTGAACAAATCAATGAACGGAATGTTATCTACACTGATTTCCTTCTGTTTGGGACTGTATCCTAGGAGAAGGGGGGAGAAAACAGATGACAGTTTTCTGTCAGTTTGTCCACCTGCCATTAAGATTTGTGCGGTCATCCACAAGAGCCTACTTCAATGTTAAAGCAGGTCATGCTGGTGGAGAACAGCTCTGGGGCTTTCCTGAtgcatttgtgttttgtgtggttCATTGACACCAAACGAGTTTATGAATCTGTGTGGGTGAGGAAAAAGATACTCAagataattttttattttgccttttgaAGTTCATATCCAGGATTCACAACCTCAAAGGTTTGATAGTCCAGGCACGCACATACCTGTTAACTTAAAACATCCACCTGTGAAAATGTTCTCCAGACAGCTCCTGCGTCTACTTTACAGAGAAGTAAGCGATTGGTGTGTCGGGGTAAACAAATGTGGTCATGATTTATACTAAAATACTGCATTGTAAAGAAAGAAGCTATAGATTAACACTGCTTTGATGGGGGACAACTGGGATAAAGTTCTTGAAGGAATGCAAAGAGCAAAGAGCAATTGCTAAATGAGTTATTTTATAGTTTCTTCAGTCTTAAAACCTGGAGCAGTTTAATTTGAagatggtttaaaaaaatagatgcaTTATGTCAGGAATTTAAATCATATTTGTAAATGTTCCtggaacagttttaaaaaatatattcattcTTCCTTGTTCTGTAGATTTGCAATTATATGTGCAGTAATTAAATGATTGTCTCAGCATTTAAGTTTAGTACCCGCTGTTCATGGTAATCAGTTTAAAATGGCTGTTGTGTTCTAAGTGTTCGGTATTTGGTCCAaacccagatttgtttttataatcCCATTCCTTTCTCAGAAAGCTTGTTTGTTATAAGGCTTCTGAAGTTCAGTGTAAACCACGGAATGTGCAGTTAGGATTACTAAAATAAGACTgaaggacaaaataaaaaatacaaaaagcacTGCCACACAAAGAGCTGAAAGAGTAGAAACATTTCAGGAAGGTGCAAGCGCAGTGCTTCGGTCCTGCCTGCCTCTCCCAGCTCGGAGGGTGGGGTGCCCCGCTGCTGGCAGACGGAgccatggggggggggggggggggtcactgGTCCTTCTTGGGCGCGTCAGGGATGCTCTCGCTGAGGGGCGTGAGGCTCAGCAGCAGCAGGTGGCGCTCGTAGGCCTTGGTCTGCTTGAAGGTGGCGTCAGTGCCATGCAGCCGGTCCAGCACTCCCAGCACCCCGTAGCACTGGTTAAACCTGGGTGAGAGCACAAGAACAGGAAGCCGTAAGGGGAGACCGAGCCCGTTCACCCACCTGCAGGCCCCTGCTGCTCACCTCCTGGGGGACCTGCAGAACTTCCCCCACGATCAAGCTCCTGTGAGTCATCTCTTCCCCCTGCTCCTCTTTTCTTCCCTGGGCGGATGCAGGGTTGTTGCTTGGTTATTCCTGGGCAGAGAAGACCTGCTCAAGTCATTACAAAATCCTGAGCCTCTCCGGGTTTTTCAGTAGTTAGGAGAAAACACCTTCCCTGGGCAGGCAGGGGGCAGTCTCCTTCCTTCCTGGCTCCTCCGTCGGTAAGTGATTCCCAGATGGGCACAGTGTGCAGAATATTTTGCTGGAAAGCCCTGGGTTGTGAGGAACCCTCACTGAGAACTTTGGCAAGTCAGGATCGTGAAAGAATCTCTTTTTAGCAACAGTACTGCCCCCCAAGCAGAAAAGTTGAATTAAAAAACTGGTGGTATATGTTTTAGATTAATACAAGGGCAGGTGGACAATTTAGATGTGCCATTTAAACAAGTCTCACCGTTCAAATGCAATGCAGAAGGCAGCTTGACTACCCTCCCCACTGTTAAGATGAAGCACATGAGTGTATCCAGCTGATCAGTGAGGGTAAAACAGGCCTCTTGTGTTTGGATTCCTCCCAGCATTGCCCTAGCTGTTTTGCATTCCTGTAAGCAATTCCAGAACTGGCTGAAGTGAGGAAAGTTAAAATTTGCCAAAACCATCACTCActtcttccctcatacatcccCGATTTCCTGATGCAAGACTGCAGTTAAGCTGGTATCTGAACCTGGTGGTCTGTAGTATTCTAATTATATCTTATATTGCATCTAACCTACACAAATTTGTAGCCCCTTGAGTCCTGTGGTCTAAGGTCCTGTGTCTGCAGGCTCTTTTTGATAGGAAAGCACTGCACTTCTCTTCTGTCTTTTCCTGTCTCTCGGGAGCAGTGTATCCGCGTTGTGTGTGACGCCCCCTTTTGCACATCATCGTCTCAGCTGTGTGACACGCTGACAGATCAGCACCTGTGGCTTTTCAGCTTTGCACAGCGCAGGCAGGAGCCCAGAGACGACCCCTCATTCAGACGTGCTGTTCTGTTTCTGTACTTTCTATCTCTGCACCGCTCCTGGTACAGTTATGCCCTGCGTCATCTAAAACTGGGGTCTTTAAACTGCTACTAGAAAGATCCAACCCACCAGGGCTGTGTTATATCACACCTTTCTCAAGGCCTCAAACACATCCGTTGTGGTCAGTCGGTCAACCAGGTGATGGGTTAAACACAGCTATCTGAAACCTACATCACGGTATATTCAATTCCTTGATGCAGCAGAGTGCTTGCTTAATTGATTAGTAACTTAAGTGTGTTCCCAATTTTCAGCAACAAACGACCGAGGATGACCTGTCTGTCCTGGGGATCTCGGGGATCCTGCGGACCAGGAATCCCAGGGTCCAGATCCCTGCTCTCGAACCGTGCAGGAGAGCAAGAGCAGAGCTCCTCGCCAGCGCTCGGTGGGACTGCCCTTCCAGCACGGCTCTCCACGGCCGGGGGACCCCACGCTTGCGCACCCCGTCTCTGGCGACGCTGAACCCCAGCGGCGCGGCGAGTCCTGCTGCAGGCCTCCCCGCCGTTCTGACTGGGGGAACCGGCTGCGGGTCCCGTTCGGCAGACGGTGACCCCCGCGCCCGGCTCCTTACTTGAGGTGGTGGAAGTCGTGGAACTCGGGCGAGGGCAGGAGGGGCAGGTGGTAGCCGCAGTGCGAGACCGTGGTGACCAGCAGGGCCAGGGTGAACCACAGCATGGTGGTGGCCGCGTGGGAGCCCAGCAGGGCGGGGCCCAGGAGCACCGGCAGCATGTTGGACAGCTGGGGGGACAGACAGCCCTCATGAGCAGGACACCGCAGCTCAAGAGTCAAGATTTCcttatttgccatatacaacaaGTGTACTGGAATGCTTACGCCCAACTGTACCCAGGAAcattagaggaaaaaaaataggcacaaatgacaaacagacatggacaataaattTAGACAATAGACGTCATAATACAGCCAAGACAGGACATAGTGCAAATAGTGCTCTACCTTaaagtgcaggtgctaatttgagctgtttaTGATGCAGACTGCTTGGGGGAAGAGGCTGTTTCTGAATCTATTTGTCAGTGTTCTGATGCTGTGATTCCTCCTACCAGAACCCAGGGGTGGAAACAGATCGTGGACAGGGTGAATTGGGTCCCGAAGTATAGCTCGAGCCCGGTTGTGGCAGCGGTCGAGGTATATCCAGTCGGTGTGGTATGGTGGAGccacagtacaggacagaaaATCCATACAGAGGGTAGCTCAGTCCCAGTGATTTTCTGCGCGGACCTCACAGCCCTCTGTATGGCTTTTCTGTCCTGCAAAACGCTCACTGCTCCTCTGGGCTGGAGCCCCCGAGCTCTGACGTTCTGTAGAGCAGCCCCACtgcttttaaaaagcagaacaaCAATCAGGCCAACATTGGCCTGCTAtgacagttggaaagaaaaacttattttaagcCAGTTCACCCAGCAGTGTTCTGTTCATTAGAAACTGACCTAAAGATGACAAATACCTGCTGCCGCTCCCTGGCGCAGGCATGAGAGTGAACGAAATTTCCTATGTAAagcaacaaaccacaaaacatTCAACCTGACTGTTGCAATTAGCTCTTTAACTCCCTTTTAAAGGGACTCCTCAACAGCGATGATAGTTCACACATTCATAAATCTCTCACTTTCAATCGCATGGAATGTCCTGCACTAAAGTTTAATCGCATAACAAAATTCTTATAAAGTCTTACAACATCTTAATCCCCTTAATCCCCTTGACTCTAGATGGACTTTCTTCTGGTGCAACACAGTCACGAGCCAAGGGCTTGGGAATTATGGGCTGTGTCCTCCCAGTCTGGATCCCTCCACCATCTACACCATAGAGGGTAGAGAAATGGGCCCTGTGTTCTTGAGCTTGGTTATGTTGTTAAAATTCGTTGGGATCTGAGTCAACGTCCAAACTTCAAGAAGCAGAGGACAGAGGTAGCAGTGCTCTCTGAAGAGCCACGTCTCTCAGACCCGGCCCTCAGCCCTCAGCCCACCTACCACGTGCTCCAGCGGATGGGCGTACAGAGCGACCACGCCGACCGGCGCCGTCCACTCGTGGTGGACCTTGTGGATGTGTTTGTACAGCGCAGGGTGGTGGAACAGCCTGGAAGAGATGCACGTCTTTACCCCACTGGACACGACCGCCCCCTGCTGCCCCGGGAACGCCCTTGGACTTCTGGAGTCGCCCTTCGTCTTTATACTCCCGGGCTCACCTCACCTGCCCCCTCACCTCACCCACCCCTCACCTGCCCCCTCACCTCACCTGCCCCCTCTCCTCAACCGCCCCTTCACCTGCCCCTCTCCTGTCCCTTCACCTCACCTGCCCCCTCACCCGCCCCTCACCTGTGGGAGTAGTAGAAGAagatctcttccagcagcccgCAGACAGACAGCTCCAGCAGGACCCAGTGGAAAGTGGGGAGCTCCGGCCCACAGGGGTTCCCCCGCCACCGCATGAGCAGGAACATGCCGGAGACCATGGGCATGGACAGGAACAGCTGGTTGTACAGCACCGTCCTCACCGCCTGGCGCAGCTTCCCCGGGTCAACCTGAGGGAGGGAGGCGGGGTCAGCAGCAGGGCCGCGCCAGGCCAGGCCGGGCCGGGCCATGCTAGAGCGGGCACGACGAGGCACCCGGCTCGCACCAGCAGCAGCGCGTGGCGGCTCGGCGTTCTGCCTCAGACGCTCACACGGAGGCCCGCCGCCCCCCTGACCTGCCCCACCGGCGCAGGGAGGGGTCTGTCCCtgcggagcagcagcagggcagGCCTTCCCAGACTGCCGCAGCCGGCTGCTGCTTTGTGTGGACAGGGCGTCCCCTTACCACGGCCCACGTCTAAAGTCTGTGTGATTTCTGCTGCCCAGAGCACTCGGTCCTGACTACACGGCCAGCAGCACACAAGCACAGCCGTCTCACTGACCGAGGGACAAGGGGACAGACCGGAGATCTGTTTAAACAGCTCAGTTCTCCTGTGCGGAAATTCTTAAAATTCAGACTGAAGTCTCCTGTCTTTGTTTTGCagaaaaagccagacctccttGTTGAGATCTATAACCTGATCAGTGAGCAACAGCGAGACCAGATAAACTGGTGTTTTTGGCAGCAGGTGAGGCGATCTGCTGCCGGTGGGTGGAGTTCAGCTTACAGAACAGGGGTCCTGGCTGGCTCTGTCCTGCAGACAGCACGTAGCAGACCCTTATCTGTCCAATCCCTTTATCTCTGGCTCTGATGGCTTCAGCTGCTTGTCTAATAACACAGGACTTTGTGCACTATGCTAAGAAATCCGATGATGtaagcaaaatgaaaacagcCAAGTCAAAAAGCAGCTCAGCAAAACACCAGCTTTTTACTTTAATCCCTGAAGCACTTCAGGTGTCCCTGGCTGCTGGCACATGAAAATGCTCCAGAGTGTCAGCTGCACTGTATGAAAGACCGCAAGACTCTGCCTGGGAAACTAACTCTGGAATCAGATTCTCCcaacccttttaaaaaaaacaaatctgtctgTAAGAATCTGTCCACGCGGATGTTTCTGTGAGCAGCGAGAGCAGCTTGAGCCTACTGGGTCGTTCCTGCCCAGCTGGATCCGGTATCTGGTGATGAAGGCAGGTCTCCCAGTGAGGTCGGCGACCATGAGCACCGCGTTGAACAGCCAGAACGCAAGGGTGGGCACCACCATGGTCGCTGTCCAGAGAAGAAAAATCACGCATCGTCTGAACGTCTGTGGCTGCAGAGATTTCAAGATGTGCAGCAGTCCCGATACACATCGGGCACGCTTGTACGCAAACACCACCTTCTTCCAGCCCACGCTGCTGAAAAGACCTGCAGTACATTTCTGCCATGACAGCTGCAGATTGAATACCATACAATTTGTGGTGCGATTTTGTATTGTCGGATAACTAAATCACAGGAGTTTTCCTCCTGTTCCCCTTCAGTCACCTGCTGACCTTTTGTCTGTCATTAATTACAATTCCCACCAACAGCAGCTACAGTACTGCTGTCTTTCACAGGGCATCAGGACGCTGCACTGAAGAGGCTTTGCTTTTGTGCAGAATCACAATCCGACATGCTAGCGTGACAGAAGTGTGACCGATGACTGCAGATGAACTTCAGCCCATCTTATACTGTAGCGGCAGCGAAACACAAAACAGCGTGAAGCGATGTGCCTTCTCACCTACGAAGAACAAGGCCCACTCATTGCCGCCCAGCAGGAGATGGAGCTTCGTCCACTGAGTCTGCCAGAAGTCCCCCGACGCGCCCCAGAAGCGCTGCAGGTGCCTGTGGGGCAGGAGAGCGCGAGCAGTGAGTGGCGAGCGGCGagcctgcacacacacacactcacacccacgGCACAGCCACACAGCCCGGTTCACGACGCTGCCAGGTCTCTCCCAGCACCAGCTTCGCCGCGGCTGACTGGGTTTGAAGCCCCCAGCAGGGAGGCGAGGGGACCGTTACCACGTGAGGGAGTTCCGGAAGGCGAGCAGGACGAAGAGGCCCGAGCCCAGGATGAAGGCTCCCTTCTTCACCGAGTCCCAGACCTGGCCCTCCTGTGGAGACACGGGGCGCTCACAGCTCAGCCCGCAGCAACCCAGAGACGCCGGGACCGGGAGGTCACTGAACCCCACCAGCAGAGCTGTGCCTCGCTACTGCACACGGACCTGCACACGCCTTCTGCTTGCACACTGCACGACAGGGCGGCtccagagaagagcagagaCTGTCACTTTtatactctctctctctgtgtgatgaGGTGCTGTCTCTCACTCTGTGTTGAGGTCTGTGTGTGTTGAGGTGCTGTCTCTCTGTGTTGAGGTCTGTGTGTGTTGAGgtgctctctctctgtgttgagGTCTGTGTGTGTTGATGAGCTAGCTGTCTCTCACTCTCTGTGTGTTGAggtgctgtctctctctgtgttgaggtctgtgtgtgttgaggagctgtctctctctgtgttgagGTCTGTGTGTGTTGAGGAGCTGTCTCTCTGTGTTGAGGTCTGTGTGTGTTGAGGAGCTTGCTGTCTCTGTGTGTTGAGGTGCTGTCTCTCACTCTCTGTGTGTTGAggtgctgtctctctctgtgttgaggagctgtctctctctgtgttgaggagctgtctctctctgtgttgaggtgctgtctctcagtgttgaggtctgtgtgtgttgaggagctgtctctctctctctatctctctgtggtgctggggtctgtgtgaaACAGCATCAGCTCAATGTCAGGCTCTCCAACACCTGCATGAAGCCCTCTCTTCTTTTCCTCCTGcactttgcctttctgtatTCAAAACAAATTCCAGAGATCCCCACCGCCACCAAAACACAGCTGGAGCACAGGTCAGGCCCCGTGAGAGGCAGGCAAGTCCCCAGCTCACCAGCTCTTGCAACACTACAGGCGCCTGGAGAACTGCCCGTCTAATGAAAGCCACatgatgtgctgtttttttgtaaagGTCCTGCTGGTGGATCACACAGAGGGCTGAAGACACCAGACTGTTTTGCTTATTTACTTCACCCTTGCACGAGTGACATTGCTGGCAGTAAACCGCGATTATGAATAACCCTGGTTTTATTGCGACAGTAAAGGGACAGGTCGGTAGGGGTAAGGACGCACCGTGAACAGACAGAGCTAGCGGGTGTTCTCTCCGGAGTATAGAGCACTTATACCGGTTTACTGACGGGTAGCTCTCTCCGGTGGAGCGGTCTGCTTACCTGCCTGCGCGGCCCCGCGGCGCCGGTACCGACTGCAGCTGCTCCCCGCATGCCTGAGGAAACAGCACACCGGTGAAGAGCACACCTGCACTTTCCCCGTCGGCACTGGCCCCCGAGTCCGGCCGCCGGCCGCCGTGTCTCGGTCTAATCTCAGCCAGACCCGCCGGGGCAGCCCCGGTATGCTACCCTGTAAAAcgactttttttttgtggatttGCGACAAACgaacctttctttttttaaaatcacaaacCGGGCTTAAactgagtgtgtcagtgtggaggGGCGGTGGAGCGGGTGACGAAGACGAGGGAGGGACGGCAGATGTTCTCTACAAGAACAGGGAGGTGGTGCTACCACACAGCCAGCTATCCTTTGCTCTGTTATTATCGGGACATGGAGTTCCGATGGTCACACTGCAGTCCCATTTCTCCAGTCCGAAGTGCCTTGTCTTCTCCTGACACGTAGTGTCCCTGGCGTGACTGCTGCTGTTGAATCGTGATCTGTTCTATCAGCACCGCGGGTTCCTCGCCTCCGTGAGGAAGGTGTTGGGCAGTGCGCCACCACAGGATCTGTGTTAGTCAGGCTTTTAATTAGCGCTGGTCTTCACTCCTCAACTCCACTCCTCAGTCTCAGTCTCAGCGCCACAGGAGCGAGTTTGCACCGGGAGGGAATTCAAAACAGACAGAGAACAGAGACGCGATGCGATTCGGGTCAGTCTGACAGCAGCCGAAGCTGAAGACGACTTTATTACATGGAGGACAGCGTCGTTCTATACTGACACCAATAATAACGTATATCTCAGACGTAAGCATAAATAATCTGTATATGAAAATACGCGATATTATAAATGGTAAACGTTAGTTACGTTAGACGTCTGACCGTTTAACGTTCCTGTGTTCTT from Lepisosteus oculatus isolate fLepOcu1 chromosome 11, fLepOcu1.hap2, whole genome shotgun sequence includes:
- the faxdc2 gene encoding fatty acid hydroxylase domain-containing protein 2, with protein sequence MRGAAAVGTGAAGPRRQEGQVWDSVKKGAFILGSGLFVLLAFRNSLTWHLQRFWGASGDFWQTQWTKLHLLLGGNEWALFFVATMVVPTLAFWLFNAVLMVADLTGRPAFITRYRIQLGRNDPVDPGKLRQAVRTVLYNQLFLSMPMVSGMFLLMRWRGNPCGPELPTFHWVLLELSVCGLLEEIFFYYSHRLFHHPALYKHIHKVHHEWTAPVGVVALYAHPLEHVLSNMLPVLLGPALLGSHAATTMLWFTLALLVTTVSHCGYHLPLLPSPEFHDFHHLKFNQCYGVLGVLDRLHGTDATFKQTKAYERHLLLLSLTPLSESIPDAPKKDQ